A single region of the Gopherus evgoodei ecotype Sinaloan lineage chromosome 3, rGopEvg1_v1.p, whole genome shotgun sequence genome encodes:
- the PCARE gene encoding photoreceptor cilium actin regulator, translating into MGCTPSHSEIANHVAKTGTNPLNKPKVILPVDPAEEAFSIPLLVKGSSCYDIDKFPQRGSLGKDQQLEEEEKTSELIKNVNFHLSSEDLSLSEIHEEEKKIERTATEAEIAMSELTESQKHIAEDIQIKKQSSCESEATAFTWDDKNESNAKQTPKKGKKQKSHKPAKQGRLCKPKEKSTPPISKTEKKVDFPDQLVKAHQNAYAYLNPNLSKYEAILCMANQATQTQLLLQQMVSFLVFRFDEINQLLEEIANDGEELLKEVGGNLAWPAGKGDPKEQPDLLQQLLQYTVNKMQLLNGTVASLTSSALQETWSYLQSAASNLEEKLKAKQGFDERLLRAIKLLEASAVISPEAHADDRTLYSEDSGIGADNESIKEFNSLDKLGRQTSCDSCAHDHPSQKHTRIPGEYQCNGTLSGTTRSHDCALERHFKDIFYPSVHSKGTTSSLGATPENVSTRLQCSDVTKSLSFNSLQSDAAQEGEDFKDCKSIDSHSANEEEESTSEEDDNDNISLSEMGKNTLPRRPMSSPVVTDKTRRPSIKRIENPENEEMILKMKDAISEKIKFVPTKCGQKEWTEDEGVKAALTARPSTASGSQKTLVKQRRSRSEESLRSRAEDPTLLELQRTQKDLNKRLETFYMLNGNKEIDGKQEIPKPRAAAYMQDTEHVTPRSSTNKLKASLSKNFSILPNQDKVPLHKSEQNIISHPDERRGRKPIKATASTQDLSYRKENEPSGIEKINSSGCAPRKSVKKLIETFSPSEGLVKPTHLRTLGPIKCIRKFGLPVIPPTIPLQRALAPLIHKHRVSPIEDINIPNKNASHCNFPTAFPPVAELSRSDTNEETDEDLENLPPPPPEMLMDSSFDLSESEESTVMEENSSDVAKKPAKTELHSTKRVHISPKIKASLHSIDLLPSKNINSPNMIASKVLRNTGVDSKFRKYSLEMNSTNMFIHSREGKLASQRDNEMKEAADLYKQSHKIIPLQNPSGVSKQNRNCSESKEPGTNLASVQNQKQIYPDSLGRNEKSPAFVRRISPTRTPPSSPPTEKRLSSPSAYPRHILLTFNHFPPTHRQPSPPANPRVSSPPMQKKLPSSPNQRKLPSPPVGCKQSPPTQRKLSSPPAQRREASPPPFCTTPSPPASPSRSHKVLQNSLDSGDEQQLSPPKIATNAHSIFCPAIPSLFEAKPPSPPSNCTTEVAGQPEVSAFAQKNSVLLKQCGDQQRRMALSAANPQPFIKRSFSDRRPGVYLRLPAPVSAGSEPLLNQASMEESPKKEGDSWNSTCFSEFKGSSRSASYPELYIVGQGLHRE; encoded by the exons ATGGGCTGTACACCTTCCCACAGTGAGATTGCTAACCATGTCGCAAAAACTGGAACAAATCCTTTGAATAAACCCAAAGTTATCCTGCCTGTTGATCCTGCAGAGGAAGCATTTTCAATTCCATTGCTGGTCAAAGGCTCCTCTTGTTATGATATTGACAAGTTCCCTCAGAGAGGGTCTCTGGGGAAAGATCAGcagctggaagaggaggagaaaacatCAGAGCTGATCAAAAATGTTAACTTCCATTTGTCATCTGAGGATCTCTCTCTTTCCGAGATTcatgaggaagagaagaaaattgAGAGGACAGCCACAGAGGCTGAAATAGCCATGTCTGAACTGACTGAGTCTCAAAAACATATAGCAGAAGACATACAGATCAAAAAGCAAAGCTCCTGCGAATCAGAGGCAACAGCTTTCACTTGGGACGACAAGAATGAAAGCAATGCAAAGCAAACCCCAAAGAAAGGGAAGAAGCAAAAAAGCCATAAACCAGCGAAACAGGGTCGTCTTTGCAAACCCAAAGAAAAATCTACCCCACCTATAAGCAAGACTGAGAAAAAGGTGGATTTTCCAGATCAGCTTGTTAAGGCTCATCAAAATGCTTATGCCTACCTAAATCCCAACCTCTCCAAATATGAAGCTATCCTATGTATGGCCAATCAGGCTACCCAAACTCAGCTGCTTTTACAGCAGATGGTGAGCTTTCTAGTGTTCCGCTTTGATGAAATCAACCAGCTCTTGGAAGAAATTGCCAATGATGGGGAAGAGCTCCtcaaagaggtgggagggaatctGGCTTGGCCAGCTGGAAAGGGGGATCCAAAAGAGCAGCCAGATCTGCTGCAGCAGTTATTGCAGTATACAGTcaacaaaatgcagctgctaaATGGAACAGTGGCTTCCCTTACCTCCAGTGCCCTGCAGGAGACATGGAGCTACTTACAATCTGCGGCCAGCAACTTGGAAGAAAAACTGAAAGCTAAACAAGGCTTTGATGAACGCCTGCTAAGGGCAATAAAATTGCTTGAAGCATCTGCAGTGATCTCCCCTGAGGCCCATGCTGATGATAGGACTCTGTATTCAGAAGACAGTGGCATTGGTGCAGACAATGAATCTATCAAAGAGTTCAATTCCCTTGATAAACTTGGAAGGCAAACAAGCTGCGATTCTTGTGCACATGATCATCCATCTCAGAAACACACCAGAATACCAGGAGAATATCAGTGTAACGGCACATTGTCTGGTACAACTAGATCCCATGACTGTGCACTTGAAAGGCATTTTAAGGATATATTTTACCCATCTGTACACAGCAAAGGAACAACTTCTTCTCTTGGGGCAACACCAGAAAATGTTTCCACCAGGCTCCAATGTTCAGATGTGACCAAAAGTCTTTCTTTTAATTCCCTCCAGTCTGATGCCGCCCAGGAAGGTGAAGATTTCAAAGACTGCAAATCAATAGATTCTCATTCTGcaaatgaagaggaagagagtACCTCAGAGGAGGATGACAATGATAATATAAGTCTATCAGAAATGGGGAAGAATACCCTGCCCAGAAGGCCAATGTCTTCACCTGTAGTAACAGATAAAACAAGGAGGCCATCCATCAAAAGGATAGAAAATCCAGAGAATGAGGAGATGATACTGAAGATGAAAGATGCAATCAGTGAAAAAATCAAGTTTGTCCCAACTAAATGTGGACAAAAGGAGTGGACAGAAGATGAAGGTGTAAAAGCAGCCCTAACAGCAAGACCCAGTACGGCAAGTGGTAGCCAGAAAACCTTAGTTAAACAAAGAAGGTCCAGGTCCGAGGAATCCCTCAGGAGCCGTGCAGAAGACCCAACCCTTTTAGAACTTCAAAGGACCCAAAAAGATCTCaacaaaagattagaaacatTTTATATGCTTAATGGAAACAAAGAAATAGATGGCAAGCAGGAGATCCCGAAGCCAAGAGCAGCAGCTTACATGCAGGACACTGAACATGTTACACCCAGATCTTCTACCAACAAACTGAAGGCATCCCTCTCTAAAAACTTCAGCATATTGCCTAATCAGGATAAGGTCCCTTTACATAAATCCGAGCAAAACATCATCAGTCATCCAGATGAGAGAAGGGGTAGGAAACCTATAAAAGCCACTGCATCCACACAGGATTTATCATACAGGAAAGAAAATGAGCCATCTGGGATAGAGAAAATCAACAGTAGTGGCTGTGCCCCTCGGAAATCTGTCAAGAAACTCATTGAAACTTTTAGTCCTTCCGAAGGCCTTGTGAAACCTACACATTTAAGAACTTTAGGACCAATAAAATGCATCAGAAAGTTTGGACTTCCAGTGATTCCTCCCACCATTCCCCTTCAGAGAGCCCTGGCTCCTTTAATTCACAAGCATCGTGTTTCACCAATAGAAGACATAAACATTCCAAACAAAAATGCATCCCACTGTAACTTTCCAACTGCCTTTCCACCTGTTGCAGAATTAAGCAGAAGTGacacaaatgaggaaactgatgAAGACTTGGAGAAcctgccaccaccacctcctgAAATGCTAATGGACAGTTCTTTTGACTTATCTGAGTCTGAAGAAAGCACAGTAATGGAAGAAAACTCTTCAGACGTTGCCAAAAAGCCTGCCAAAACAGAGCTTCACTCTACAAAGAGAGTGCACATTTCTCCAAAAATAAAAGCCTCTCTACATTCCATTGACTTATTACCAAGTAAAAATATCAACAGCCCCAACATGATTGCCAGTAAAGTACTAAGAAACACTGGAGTGGACTCCAAATTTAGAAAATATTCATTGGAGATGAATTCTACCAACATGTTCATCCACAGCCGAGAGGGTAAATTAGCATCCCAAAGGGACAATGAAATGAAAGAGGCTGCAGACTTGTATAAGCAATCACATAAAATAATACCTCTTCAAAATCCCAGTGGAGTttcaaaacagaacagaaactgcTCAGAAAGTAAAGAGCCTGGCACAAATTTAGCATCCGTGCAAAACCAAAAGCAAATTTATCCTGATTCACTCGGGAGAAATGAGAAAAGTCCAGCTTTTGTCAGAAGAATCTCCCCAACAAGAACACCCCCTTCTTCTCCACCCACCGAGAAACGACTCTCAAGTCCATCTGCATATCCCAGACACATCCTGCTGACTTTTAACCACTTCCCTCCTACTCACAGGCAACCTAGTCCCCCGGCTAACCCCAGAGTATCAAGCCCTCCAATGCAAAAGAAGCTGCCTTCTTCACCAAACCAACGAAAACTGCCTAGCCCTCCAGTGGGGTGCAAACAAAGCCCGCCAACTCAGCGGAAGTTGTCAAGCCCACCTGCTCAGCGCAGAGAGGCAAGTCCACCTCCATtctgcaccaccccttctccgCCAGCCTCTCCTTCACGATCACACAAAGTACTACAAAACAGTTTGGATTCTGGTGATGAGCAACAGCTTTCTCCACCAAAGATTGCCACTAATGCACATTCAATATTTTGCCCAGCAATTCCTTCTTTATTTGAAGCCAAGCCTCCATCACCACCTAGCAACTGCACTACAGAGGTCGCAGGCCAGCCAGAAGTTTCAGCTTTTGCCCAGAAAAACAGTGTGCTGCTCAAGCAGTGTGGGGATCAGCAGAGGAGGATGGCTCTGAGTGCTGCCAACCCTCAGCCTTTCATAAAGAGAAGTTTCTCTGACCGCAGACCAGGAGTTTACCTTCGACTTCCAGCTCCTGTCTCAGCTGGCAGTGAACCTCTACTTAACCAAGCAAG CATGGAGGAGAGCCCTAAAAAGGAGGGCGATTCCTGGAACAGCACATGCTTCTCTGAGTTCAAGGGATCCAGCAGGTCTGCTTCTTACCCTGAACTCTACATCGTGGGCCAGGGGCTCCACAGAGAGTGA